A stretch of Metabacillus sp. FJAT-52054 DNA encodes these proteins:
- a CDS encoding dipeptide epimerase, which produces MYVQSIKAVKRKIPLLAPFKTALRSVTEIESIDVSIILDNGIIGRGSASPTMVITGESAESIMAAVCGPIKDALTGINIMDFQDALGRIQAACIGNSSAKAAADIALFDARSKQLNVPLWGLLGGRKSITTCMTISVDHPEKMAEDSSHAAGRGFNVLKVKVGSDPELDFERIEAIRSVIPIETRLRLDANQGWKPKQAVSLIRRMETMGWGIEFIEQPVKASDWEGLKYVTERVELPIMADESLFSARDALKLTAGKYVDLLNIKLMKCGGINEAWKIASLAEVNGIPCMIGSMMESSVSVSAAAHFAAAHPNVHYFDLDAPLWLNEQPEGMQYEGSKVELFHSPGLGVHTASLSQ; this is translated from the coding sequence ATGTATGTTCAAAGTATAAAAGCCGTCAAAAGGAAAATACCGCTTCTTGCCCCATTTAAAACCGCGCTGCGTTCGGTTACAGAAATTGAAAGCATCGACGTATCCATTATTTTAGACAACGGGATCATTGGACGAGGATCAGCATCCCCGACAATGGTGATTACAGGAGAATCAGCTGAGAGCATAATGGCAGCGGTATGCGGTCCTATAAAGGATGCATTGACAGGGATAAATATCATGGATTTTCAAGACGCTCTTGGCAGAATACAAGCCGCCTGCATCGGAAATTCCAGTGCAAAAGCAGCAGCTGATATCGCCCTTTTTGATGCCCGCAGCAAGCAATTGAATGTTCCGCTTTGGGGACTGCTCGGCGGAAGAAAATCCATTACTACCTGTATGACCATCAGTGTCGATCATCCTGAGAAAATGGCAGAGGATTCATCTCATGCGGCAGGCAGAGGGTTTAATGTCCTGAAAGTGAAGGTTGGAAGTGATCCGGAGCTGGATTTTGAAAGGATTGAGGCAATTCGATCTGTCATTCCAATAGAAACGCGTCTCCGTTTGGATGCGAATCAAGGATGGAAACCAAAGCAGGCTGTGAGCTTGATCAGGAGAATGGAAACGATGGGGTGGGGAATTGAATTCATTGAGCAGCCGGTTAAAGCAAGTGACTGGGAGGGCCTTAAATATGTGACCGAACGTGTTGAGCTCCCTATTATGGCGGACGAAAGTCTTTTTTCTGCAAGGGATGCGTTAAAACTCACTGCCGGAAAATATGTGGATCTGCTGAATATTAAACTGATGAAATGCGGTGGAATTAATGAAGCATGGAAGATTGCGAGTCTCGCAGAAGTTAATGGTATCCCCTGTATGATTGGAAGCATGATGGAATCCTCGGTATCAGTCAGTGCTGCAGCACATTTTGCTGCTGCTCATCCGAATGTTCATTATTTTGACTTGGATGCCCCGCTCTGGCTAAACGAGCAGCCTGAAGGAATGCAGTATGAAGGAAGCAAAGTGGAGCTGTTTCATTCTCCTGGACTGGGAGTTCATACAGCCTCGCTTTCACAATAA